A genomic stretch from Chitinophaga lutea includes:
- the hutG gene encoding formimidoylglutamase codes for MTLLHYRPTADNVWQGRVDGDTPDVRRWHQVVRRVDISKDPLPVLHPGHKGIALLGFACDEGVRRNKGRTGAAEGPVALRKACAAFPVHFGAHILADAGDIVCDDGQLESAQEALSATVQHILQAGYLPLLLGGGHEIAFAHERGIRRHAGTKQLGIINFDAHFDLREPDAAGPSSGTGFWQTAQERREEGKPFHYLALGIQQNSNTPRLFQTADALGVEHLPASVFQLKYQERLIGAIKAFIQRNDQVYLTTCLDVFAAAYAPGVSATAYNGLIPDALFLDCFRTVLRSGKLAGADIAELNPTLDADQRTAKLAASLVFEIVMNYYATFAA; via the coding sequence ATGACTCTATTACATTACAGACCTACCGCAGACAACGTCTGGCAGGGGCGTGTGGACGGCGATACGCCGGACGTGCGCCGCTGGCACCAGGTGGTGCGGCGGGTGGATATCAGCAAGGATCCATTGCCGGTGCTGCACCCGGGGCATAAGGGCATAGCCTTGCTCGGGTTCGCCTGCGACGAAGGCGTGCGCCGCAACAAAGGCAGAACGGGCGCTGCGGAAGGCCCTGTTGCGTTACGGAAGGCCTGCGCCGCTTTTCCCGTGCATTTCGGCGCGCATATACTCGCCGATGCCGGCGACATCGTATGCGACGACGGGCAGCTTGAATCCGCACAGGAAGCATTGTCGGCCACCGTGCAGCATATTCTCCAGGCAGGATACCTGCCGTTGTTGCTGGGCGGCGGGCACGAAATCGCCTTTGCGCACGAGCGCGGCATCCGCCGGCATGCCGGCACAAAACAACTCGGCATCATCAACTTCGACGCACACTTCGACCTGCGCGAGCCGGATGCGGCCGGGCCCAGCTCCGGTACCGGTTTCTGGCAGACGGCGCAGGAGCGGCGGGAGGAAGGCAAACCCTTTCATTATCTCGCCCTCGGCATCCAGCAAAACAGCAATACGCCGAGGCTGTTCCAAACGGCGGACGCGCTCGGAGTGGAGCACCTGCCCGCGTCCGTTTTCCAGCTCAAATACCAGGAACGCCTCATCGGTGCGATAAAGGCTTTCATCCAGCGGAACGACCAGGTTTACCTGACCACCTGCCTCGATGTATTCGCCGCCGCGTATGCGCCCGGCGTAAGCGCCACGGCTTACAACGGCCTCATCCCCGACGCCCTGTTCCTCGACTGTTTCCGCACCGTGCTCCGCAGTGGCAAACTCGCGGGGGCCGACATCGCGGAACTGAACCCCACGCTCGATGCGGACCAGCGTACGGCCAAACTCGCCGCCTCGCTCGTATTCGAAATCGTGATGAATTATTATGCTACTTTCGCAGCATGA
- the hutI gene encoding imidazolonepropionase, translating into MQLIGPFSQILPLAGLPDKGPIRDEALQVIADGGALISDGTVVFDDYAKLKKANPSARLELVDEPQVLIPGFIDAHTHICFAGNRSRDYAMRIAGKSYLDIARAGGGIWDSVTKTREATVTELAENTVARANRHLQNGVTTIEVKSGYGLNAEDELKMLRAIRTAGLHTQATLIPTCLAAHMRPKDFDGDERAYLHWIINELLPLVKAEQLANRIDIFIEETAFSVEAARAFLPKTGMQITVHADQFSSGGAQVAVEMHALSADHLEASKEEDIRRLAASNTVAVVLPGASLGLGMHYAPARKLLNAGASVAIASDWNPGSAPMGDLLMQAAVLSAAEKLSTAEVLAGLTFRAAKALGMAMPAADLQAYPCKDHRDILYYQGSMKPVAVWKGGNRITIS; encoded by the coding sequence ATGCAACTCATTGGCCCATTTTCACAGATATTGCCTTTGGCGGGTTTGCCGGACAAAGGCCCCATCCGCGATGAGGCATTGCAGGTGATCGCAGACGGTGGCGCGCTGATCAGCGATGGCACGGTCGTGTTCGACGATTACGCAAAGCTGAAAAAGGCCAACCCCTCGGCGCGGCTGGAGCTGGTAGACGAACCGCAGGTGCTGATCCCCGGCTTCATCGACGCGCATACCCACATCTGTTTTGCCGGCAACCGCAGCCGTGACTATGCCATGCGCATCGCCGGTAAATCGTACCTCGACATTGCACGCGCCGGCGGCGGCATCTGGGATTCCGTCACGAAAACCCGCGAAGCTACCGTCACCGAACTCGCGGAAAACACCGTGGCGCGCGCCAACCGGCATCTGCAAAACGGCGTCACCACCATCGAAGTGAAAAGCGGTTATGGCCTGAACGCGGAAGACGAGTTAAAGATGCTCCGCGCCATCAGAACCGCCGGGCTGCACACACAAGCCACGCTGATTCCCACCTGCCTCGCCGCGCACATGCGCCCGAAAGATTTCGACGGCGATGAAAGGGCTTACCTTCACTGGATCATCAACGAACTGTTGCCGCTGGTGAAAGCGGAGCAGCTGGCGAACAGGATAGACATTTTTATAGAAGAAACGGCTTTTTCCGTGGAAGCGGCGAGGGCCTTCCTGCCGAAAACGGGAATGCAGATCACCGTGCATGCGGACCAGTTCAGCAGCGGCGGAGCGCAGGTGGCGGTGGAAATGCATGCGCTTTCCGCCGATCACCTCGAAGCGTCGAAGGAAGAAGATATCCGCAGGCTGGCGGCATCCAACACCGTGGCGGTGGTATTGCCCGGCGCCTCACTCGGCCTCGGGATGCACTACGCACCCGCGCGTAAACTGCTGAACGCCGGCGCATCGGTGGCCATTGCGAGCGACTGGAACCCCGGCTCCGCGCCGATGGGAGACCTGCTGATGCAGGCGGCCGTATTGAGCGCGGCGGAAAAGTTGTCGACCGCCGAAGTGCTGGCGGGGCTTACGTTCAGGGCGGCCAAAGCACTGGGCATGGCGATGCCGGCGGCAGACCTGCAGGCCTACCCCTGTAAAGACCACCGCGACATCCTGTACTACCAGGGCAGCATGAAACCCGTGGCAGTATGGAAAGGCGGCAACCGGATTACTATATCATAA
- the hutU gene encoding urocanate hydratase gives MKNNSSFLDTYAAHPHYKAPRGTQLHARSWQTEAPLRMLLNNLDHEVAENPDELVVYGGIGQAARNREALQQIIRVLLTLDEDHSLLVQSGKPVGVVRTHPQAPRVLLANSNLVPKWATWEHFNELRAKGLMMYGQMTAGSWIYIGTQGILQGTYETFVECGRQHFGGNLTGKLLVTAGIGGMGGAQPLAATMAGAVFLGADVDPARIQKRIDTKYIDRMTHSYEEAIAWAKEAQAKGEALSIGLVSDAGDMLEKLLRDNIIPDILTDQTSAHDPVNGYVPNGLTLAEAAALRTTDAARYKQLSLASMARHVGFMLELQRRGAVTFDYGNNLREFAREGGEKNAFNFPGFTPAYIRPLFCEGKGPFRWVALSGDPEDIYTTDRALMEAFPDNTPLINWLKKAQERVAFQGLPARICWLGMGEREKAGLIFNELVRTGKVKAPIVIGRDHLDCGSVASPNRETEAMKDGSDAVSDWTLLNLMSNTAGGATWVSFHHGGGVGMGYSQHAGMVVLADGTDRAAACLSRVLYNDPALGIFRHADAGYERAEEWSAKFGLGL, from the coding sequence ATGAAAAACAATTCCAGCTTTCTTGATACTTACGCGGCGCACCCGCATTACAAAGCCCCGCGCGGCACACAGCTGCATGCCCGTTCGTGGCAGACGGAAGCGCCGCTGCGCATGCTGCTCAACAATCTCGATCATGAAGTAGCCGAAAACCCCGACGAACTGGTGGTGTACGGCGGCATCGGCCAGGCGGCGCGTAACCGCGAGGCATTGCAGCAGATCATACGGGTGTTGCTCACGCTCGACGAAGACCATTCTCTGCTCGTGCAATCCGGCAAACCGGTGGGCGTGGTGCGCACGCATCCGCAGGCGCCGCGCGTATTGCTGGCCAACAGCAACCTGGTGCCCAAGTGGGCTACCTGGGAACACTTCAACGAACTGCGGGCCAAAGGGCTCATGATGTACGGGCAGATGACGGCGGGCAGCTGGATATATATCGGTACGCAGGGCATTCTGCAGGGTACGTATGAAACGTTTGTAGAGTGCGGCCGCCAGCATTTCGGCGGCAACCTCACGGGCAAACTGCTGGTGACGGCGGGCATCGGCGGGATGGGCGGGGCACAACCGCTGGCGGCTACCATGGCCGGCGCGGTGTTCCTCGGCGCAGACGTAGACCCGGCGCGCATTCAGAAACGCATCGATACGAAATACATCGACCGCATGACGCATTCTTACGAAGAAGCGATCGCCTGGGCGAAAGAGGCGCAGGCGAAAGGCGAAGCCCTGTCCATCGGCCTCGTGAGCGATGCGGGCGACATGCTGGAGAAACTGCTGCGCGATAACATCATTCCCGATATTCTCACGGACCAGACGTCCGCGCACGACCCGGTGAACGGCTACGTGCCCAACGGGCTTACGCTGGCGGAAGCCGCCGCGCTGCGCACTACCGATGCCGCGCGTTATAAACAATTGTCGCTCGCCAGCATGGCCCGCCATGTAGGGTTTATGCTGGAACTGCAGCGCCGCGGCGCGGTTACTTTCGATTATGGTAATAACCTCCGCGAGTTCGCCAGAGAAGGCGGCGAAAAGAATGCATTCAACTTCCCCGGTTTTACACCGGCGTACATCCGGCCGCTGTTCTGCGAAGGCAAAGGACCGTTCCGCTGGGTGGCATTGTCCGGCGACCCGGAAGATATTTATACGACCGACCGCGCATTGATGGAAGCATTCCCGGATAACACACCGCTTATCAACTGGCTGAAAAAAGCACAGGAGCGTGTGGCCTTCCAGGGCCTGCCTGCCCGCATCTGCTGGCTGGGCATGGGTGAAAGGGAAAAGGCGGGACTGATCTTCAATGAACTGGTGCGTACCGGTAAGGTGAAAGCGCCCATCGTAATCGGCCGCGACCACCTCGATTGCGGTTCGGTAGCCTCCCCCAACCGAGAAACCGAAGCGATGAAAGACGGTTCCGATGCGGTGAGCGACTGGACGTTGCTGAACCTGATGTCTAACACCGCCGGCGGCGCCACCTGGGTATCGTTTCATCACGGCGGCGGCGTGGGCATGGGATATTCCCAGCATGCGGGCATGGTGGTGCTGGCGGACGGCACCGATCGCGCAGCCGCCTGTCTTAGCCGTGTGCTGTACAACGATCCCGCACTGGGCATTTTCCGGCATGCGGATGCGGGGTATGAAAGAGCGGAGGAGTGGAGCGCGAAATTCGGACTGGGGCTGTAG
- the hutH gene encoding histidine ammonia-lyase produces MSKVFHYGKETLTVATALDIAAGNTKGVLTPEVMARVRTSHDHVQAIVQEHTTVYGINTGFGPLCDTKISEEDTRALQYNILQSHSVGVGAPIPEEIARLMLITKVQALAQGYSGVNPVTLERIVWHIDHYVTPLVPEKGSVGASGDLAPLSHLFLPLIGLGDVWYRDAKLPAGDVLRQEGLEPVVLGPKEGLALINGTQFILSFATKAVARLHNALEAADVIGAMSLEGLMGTAKPFDPRLHAIRPFAGNQLVAHRLDALLRGSEIMASHVDCGRVQDPYSLRCMPQVHGASRTAWQHLASLTEIELNAVTDNPIIFSATDTISGGNFHGQPMALPLDYATVAAAELGNIADRRCYMMIEGRYGLPKLLIEDAGLNSGFMIPQYTTAALVTENKTLCFPASADSVPTSLGQEDHVSMGSISGRKLMQVIDNLEYILAIELLYATQAIDFRRPLKSAPVIEACHDHVREYVSFAKKDRIFATDIAALHQLVSSGSLVRVANETAAAHQINLNGSYEKQFQLS; encoded by the coding sequence ATGAGCAAGGTTTTTCATTACGGTAAAGAAACACTCACCGTAGCCACGGCGCTGGATATCGCCGCGGGCAACACAAAAGGGGTGTTAACGCCGGAGGTGATGGCCCGTGTGCGCACCAGTCACGACCATGTGCAGGCCATCGTACAGGAGCATACTACCGTTTACGGCATCAACACGGGGTTTGGCCCGTTGTGCGACACCAAGATTTCTGAAGAAGACACCCGGGCCCTGCAGTACAACATCCTGCAAAGTCACAGCGTAGGGGTGGGAGCGCCCATCCCGGAAGAGATCGCGCGGCTGATGCTGATCACCAAGGTGCAGGCGCTGGCGCAGGGCTACAGCGGGGTGAACCCCGTTACCCTGGAACGCATTGTGTGGCACATCGATCATTATGTGACGCCGCTGGTGCCGGAGAAAGGATCTGTGGGCGCTTCGGGCGACCTGGCGCCGCTTTCGCACCTCTTCCTCCCGCTGATCGGTTTGGGCGATGTGTGGTACAGGGACGCGAAACTGCCGGCAGGGGACGTGTTGCGGCAGGAAGGGCTGGAACCGGTGGTGCTGGGCCCCAAAGAAGGGCTGGCGCTGATCAACGGCACGCAGTTCATTCTTTCCTTCGCCACCAAAGCAGTGGCCCGTTTGCACAACGCGCTCGAAGCGGCGGATGTGATCGGGGCGATGTCGCTCGAAGGATTGATGGGCACCGCCAAACCGTTCGACCCGCGTTTGCACGCCATCCGGCCGTTTGCCGGTAACCAGCTGGTGGCCCACCGCCTCGACGCGTTGTTGCGCGGCTCGGAGATCATGGCCTCCCACGTGGATTGCGGTCGCGTGCAGGATCCGTATTCGCTGCGCTGCATGCCGCAGGTGCACGGCGCATCCCGCACGGCCTGGCAGCACCTGGCATCGCTCACGGAAATCGAACTGAACGCGGTAACGGACAACCCGATCATCTTTTCCGCCACCGACACCATCAGCGGCGGCAACTTCCACGGCCAGCCGATGGCGCTGCCGCTCGACTATGCCACCGTTGCGGCGGCGGAGCTGGGCAACATCGCCGACCGCCGGTGTTATATGATGATCGAAGGGCGGTACGGCCTCCCGAAATTACTGATCGAAGATGCCGGGCTCAACTCCGGTTTTATGATACCGCAGTACACCACGGCGGCGCTGGTAACGGAAAACAAAACGCTTTGTTTCCCGGCGAGCGCAGACAGCGTGCCCACTTCGCTGGGGCAGGAAGACCATGTGTCGATGGGCTCCATCAGCGGGCGCAAGCTCATGCAGGTGATCGACAACCTCGAATACATCCTCGCCATCGAACTGCTGTATGCCACGCAGGCGATCGACTTCAGGCGGCCGTTGAAATCGGCGCCGGTCATCGAAGCCTGTCACGACCATGTACGCGAGTACGTGAGCTTCGCGAAGAAAGACCGCATTTTTGCGACAGACATCGCCGCGCTGCACCAGCTGGTGAGCAGCGGTTCATTAGTGCGGGTGGCCAACGAAACGGCCGCCGCCCACCAAATCAATTTAAACGGTTCGTATGAAAAACAATTCCAGCTTTCTTGA
- a CDS encoding MarR family winged helix-turn-helix transcriptional regulator gives MGFYPKLGYLIFGSRLRRLSEYFLAEVNKVYGQQGIAFDASWFPLFYLLSERERLTLMDIATELEVSHSAVSQLVTNLRKKGLVKTSRCEEDGRRQWVVFTKKGAALLEQVLPVWKGIDTAMQALVAENKQSSKILEAINTLEQAVESLPLADRIRREMPVNTKTDLS, from the coding sequence ATGGGCTTTTATCCGAAACTCGGTTATCTCATCTTCGGCAGCCGGCTCCGGCGGCTCAGTGAGTACTTCCTGGCGGAAGTGAACAAAGTGTACGGCCAGCAGGGCATCGCCTTTGACGCCAGCTGGTTCCCGCTGTTCTACCTTTTGTCCGAACGGGAGCGGCTTACGCTGATGGACATCGCCACCGAGCTGGAGGTATCGCATTCCGCGGTGAGCCAGCTGGTGACCAACCTCCGCAAAAAAGGGCTCGTCAAAACCAGCCGTTGCGAGGAAGACGGCCGCCGGCAGTGGGTGGTATTCACCAAAAAAGGCGCGGCCCTGCTGGAGCAGGTGCTGCCCGTCTGGAAAGGCATAGATACCGCCATGCAGGCGCTGGTGGCGGAAAATAAACAAAGCAGCAAAATACTGGAAGCAATCAATACGCTGGAGCAGGCCGTGGAATCCCTTCCGCTGGCCGACCGCATCCGGCGCGAAATGCCCGTCAACACCAAAACAGATCTTTCATGA
- a CDS encoding SET domain-containing protein, whose product MIKPYLYIQKTKEKGRGVFTKEPIPAGTQIEVSPVLVLSNSDTQIVDKTKLHNYIFLWGARETRSCIALGFCSIYNHAYEPNCEYEMDFEAETMAIKTRRDIKKGEELSINYNGEIEDKSPVWFDVKRK is encoded by the coding sequence ATGATCAAGCCGTATTTATACATTCAGAAAACAAAAGAAAAGGGACGGGGTGTTTTCACAAAAGAACCCATTCCGGCCGGAACACAAATAGAAGTATCACCTGTACTGGTATTGTCCAACAGCGATACCCAAATTGTCGACAAAACTAAACTGCACAACTACATCTTCCTCTGGGGAGCCAGGGAAACCCGTTCCTGTATTGCGCTCGGCTTTTGTTCTATTTACAACCACGCGTACGAGCCCAATTGCGAGTACGAGATGGACTTTGAAGCGGAAACCATGGCCATCAAAACCCGCCGCGATATCAAAAAAGGCGAGGAGCTGTCCATTAACTACAATGGCGAAATAGAGGATAAATCCCCCGTTTGGTTTGACGTAAAACGCAAATAA
- a CDS encoding bestrophin family protein, with amino-acid sequence MINYNPKDWFTFIFRIHKADTVKKLFPMFIAMAIYSAVIAWLELEVFRLSEKDHIRNITAMHGLLGFVISLLLVFRTNTAYDRWWEGRRQWGALVNTSRNLALKLQAMLPAGHPSRQFFRAMIPNFAFALKDHLRGEIHEHSFEGLSPEEKAAVRSGKHVPNQVAGIIMAKVNELYRQQVITGDQLITINAQLESLADVCGACERIKNTPIPFSYSVFLKKFIFFYVMTLPMGYVFGLGYLVIPMVVFIFYVLASLELIAEEIEDPFGKDANDLPTDVMSGNIRKHVQEIL; translated from the coding sequence ATGATCAACTATAATCCTAAAGACTGGTTTACTTTCATCTTCCGCATCCATAAGGCAGACACTGTTAAAAAGCTGTTTCCCATGTTTATAGCCATGGCGATCTATTCCGCCGTCATCGCCTGGCTGGAGCTGGAGGTATTCCGCCTTTCGGAAAAAGACCATATCAGGAACATCACCGCCATGCACGGCCTGCTGGGCTTTGTGATATCGCTGCTGCTGGTGTTCCGCACCAATACGGCGTACGACCGTTGGTGGGAGGGCCGCCGCCAGTGGGGCGCGCTGGTCAACACCAGCCGTAACCTCGCCCTGAAGCTGCAGGCCATGCTGCCCGCCGGGCATCCGTCACGGCAGTTTTTCCGGGCGATGATACCCAACTTCGCCTTCGCCCTGAAAGACCACCTGCGGGGAGAGATACATGAGCACAGCTTCGAAGGGCTGAGCCCTGAAGAAAAAGCGGCCGTCCGTTCCGGCAAACATGTGCCCAACCAGGTGGCCGGCATCATCATGGCGAAAGTGAACGAACTGTACCGCCAGCAGGTGATCACGGGCGACCAGCTCATCACCATCAACGCGCAGCTGGAATCGCTGGCGGACGTATGCGGCGCCTGCGAAAGGATCAAAAACACGCCCATCCCCTTTTCATACAGCGTGTTCCTCAAAAAATTCATCTTCTTTTATGTGATGACGTTGCCCATGGGGTATGTGTTCGGGCTGGGATACCTGGTGATACCCATGGTCGTTTTTATATTTTACGTGCTGGCCAGCCTCGAGCTGATTGCGGAAGAGATTGAAGACCCCTTTGGCAAAGACGCCAACGACCTGCCCACCGACGTGATGAGCGGCAACATCCGCAAACACGTGCAGGAGATTTTGTAA
- the mgtE gene encoding magnesium transporter → MENVALLERFEELVKVQPSRELKEFLDDQLITDIAELIYEAPDEAVLIMNNLTLGRAAAAFRILEFPTQEDIIKALPAARTAELLNELPPDDRTAFLEELPSQAVQELIKLLHPEERKVTLSLLGYPENSVGRIMTPDYIAAKAHWTVAQVLQHIRMYGRDSETIDVIYIIDNEGKLLDDFRIREFLLVSPDTPVESLMDDRFVALHVNDEQEEAIQVFRLENRVALPVLDNQGVMLGIVTIDDMLWIANEEHTEDIQKIGGTEALDEPYLDMPFLKLIKKRVGWLVVLFVGEMLTATVMTYFEDEIAKAVVLALFVPLIISSGGNSGSQASTLIIQAMALGELSTRDWWRVMRREIFSGLMLGGVLGLVGFARILIWNHFFHTYGEHTFLIALTLGVSLIGVVLWGTLSGSMLPLLLKRAGADPASSSAPFVATLVDVTGLVIYFSVAYLFLQGILL, encoded by the coding sequence ATGGAAAATGTAGCATTACTGGAGCGATTCGAAGAGCTGGTGAAAGTGCAGCCGTCGCGGGAACTCAAAGAATTTCTCGACGACCAGCTGATTACCGACATCGCGGAACTGATATACGAGGCGCCGGACGAGGCCGTACTGATCATGAACAACCTTACGCTCGGCCGCGCCGCGGCGGCGTTCAGGATATTGGAATTCCCCACCCAGGAAGACATCATCAAAGCCCTGCCGGCCGCCAGAACGGCGGAACTGCTCAACGAACTGCCGCCGGACGACCGCACCGCCTTTCTCGAAGAACTGCCCAGCCAGGCCGTGCAGGAACTGATCAAACTGCTGCATCCCGAAGAAAGAAAAGTGACCCTCTCCCTGCTCGGCTATCCCGAAAACAGCGTGGGGCGTATCATGACGCCGGACTACATCGCGGCCAAAGCGCACTGGACCGTGGCCCAGGTGCTCCAGCATATCCGGATGTACGGGCGGGACAGTGAGACCATCGACGTGATTTACATCATCGACAACGAAGGTAAACTGCTCGACGATTTCCGTATCCGCGAATTCCTCCTCGTATCGCCCGATACGCCGGTAGAAAGCCTCATGGACGACCGCTTCGTGGCCCTGCATGTAAACGACGAACAGGAAGAAGCCATCCAGGTGTTCCGGCTCGAAAACCGTGTGGCCCTGCCCGTGCTCGACAACCAGGGCGTGATGCTCGGCATCGTGACCATCGACGATATGCTGTGGATCGCCAACGAAGAACATACGGAAGACATCCAGAAGATCGGTGGTACCGAGGCGCTGGACGAACCGTACCTCGACATGCCTTTCCTCAAGCTGATCAAAAAACGCGTGGGCTGGCTGGTGGTGCTGTTCGTGGGTGAAATGCTGACGGCTACCGTGATGACTTATTTCGAAGACGAGATCGCCAAAGCCGTGGTGCTCGCCCTGTTTGTACCGCTCATTATTTCCAGCGGGGGCAACAGCGGCTCGCAGGCATCCACCCTCATCATCCAGGCCATGGCGCTGGGCGAGCTGTCTACGCGCGACTGGTGGCGGGTGATGCGCCGCGAAATATTCTCCGGCCTCATGCTGGGCGGTGTGCTCGGCCTCGTGGGCTTCGCGCGCATCCTTATCTGGAACCACTTCTTCCACACCTACGGTGAACATACTTTCCTCATCGCGCTGACGCTGGGCGTATCGCTGATCGGCGTGGTGCTCTGGGGCACCCTCTCCGGTTCCATGCTGCCGCTGCTGCTCAAACGGGCGGGCGCGGACCCTGCCAGTTCTTCCGCGCCATTCGTGGCTACGCTGGTGGATGTAACGGGATTGGTGATTTATTTCAGTGTGGCGTACCTCTTCTTACAGGGCATTCTGTTGTAG
- a CDS encoding SixA phosphatase family protein, whose protein sequence is MGTTARNMMTGTLLVLLLAACGQRKQAARVTVPVTEDSTFLTGTFFLVRHAEKNPGADSTLTAAGRQRAGKLYRLLKDSAITRIYSTKYKRTMQTGDSLRLQGRVDTVLYQPDSTGESLLYEISRHGDWGKRILVIGHSNTLIPILKSLNVKPRIDSIADKDYGNLFIVYKTRNASRYVQQRY, encoded by the coding sequence ATGGGCACAACAGCGCGTAATATGATGACCGGCACACTCCTGGTGCTGCTGCTGGCCGCCTGCGGCCAGCGTAAACAGGCGGCCAGGGTAACGGTGCCGGTAACGGAAGACAGCACCTTCCTGACGGGTACTTTTTTCCTCGTGCGCCATGCGGAAAAGAACCCGGGCGCCGATTCCACGCTCACCGCGGCAGGACGGCAGCGCGCGGGCAAGCTGTACCGCCTGCTGAAAGACTCCGCGATCACCCGCATCTACAGCACAAAATACAAACGCACGATGCAGACGGGCGACAGCCTGCGCCTGCAGGGGCGGGTGGATACGGTGCTGTATCAGCCGGACAGTACGGGAGAATCCCTGTTATATGAGATCAGCCGGCACGGCGACTGGGGCAAACGCATCCTCGTGATCGGCCACAGCAACACGCTCATTCCCATCCTTAAAAGCCTCAACGTAAAACCCCGTATCGACTCCATCGCCGATAAAGATTACGGGAACCTTTTCATTGTATACAAAACCAGGAACGCCAGCCGTTATGTGCAGCAGCGGTATTGA